In Taeniopygia guttata chromosome 23, bTaeGut7.mat, whole genome shotgun sequence, the following are encoded in one genomic region:
- the TMEM200B gene encoding transmembrane protein 200B, with protein MTAENGESNVPVRELEHGGPKVSVPLVPLRRQGRRLLRTAPTEPSLKGQLRMRSPAGAFVMVGISVVLVGMTIAVVGYWPHRGYGGSGASAGNTSVVGDMRREVVAGRHMPHSEKLKLIGPVIMGIGLFIFICANTMLYENRDMETRQLMQKGLYSLEVGLSEGTGPEDGHCQHGDSQALPKANAECVEGCYQVDLSCQPCPSPGSKWSDCYGPSRLQAMAEFLQHPAASPAISLCSLRSTEVNLSLPCHAGAESLLSSAVGALTLPIIKLNNCLLDGAARVADGRAERGSAEHLPKTPQLSRAPVSIGDSTAPCSQAGDGGDGHVVISVDNSCPGAEPLVDLSSDVHLHTPGHSKSLDLGRPGVLLVAPIKDRKNRSWPRLDHVSLVGYAKLESTGESSDQLLEPSEPPSRGEPPPSSWVVGMEQGTRV; from the coding sequence ATGACTGCAGAGAACGGCGAATCCAACGTGCCTGTGCGGGAACTGGAGCATGGAGGGCCCAAGGTGTCGGTGCCCCTCGTTCCTCTGCGGCGCCAGGGCCGCCGCCTGCTGCGCACGGCCCCGACGGAGCCCTCGCTGAAAGGGCAGCTCCGCATGCGCTCACCCGCGGGGGCCTTCGTGATGGTGGGCATCTCGGTGGTCCTGGTGGGCATGACCATTGCCGTGGTGGGCTACTGGCCTCACCGGGGATATGGGGGCAGCGGGGCCAGCGCAGGGAACACCAGTGTGGTGGGGGACATGAGGAGGGAGGTGGTGGCTGGGCGCCACATGCCCCACAGCGAGAAGCTGAAGCTGATCGGCCCTGTCATCATGGGCATTGGGCTCTTCATCTTCATCTGCGCCAACACAATGCTGTACGAGAACAGGGACATGGAGACCCGGCAGCTGATGCAGAAGGGGCTCTACAGCCTGGAAGTGGGCCTGTCTGAGGGGACCGGCCCCGAGGACGGGCACTGCCAGCATGGGGACAGCCAGGCCTTGCCCAAGGCCAATGCTGAGTGTGTGGAGGGCTGTTACCAGGTGGACCTGTCCTgtcagccctgccccagccctggcagcaagTGGTCTGACTGCTACGGCCCCAGCCGGCTCCAGGCCATGGCTGAGTTCCTGCAGCACCCGGCAGCTTCCCCGGCGATCTCTCTCTGCAGCCTCCGCTCCACCGAGGTCAACCTGAGCCTCCCGTGCCACGCTGGAGCCGAGTCCCTCCTGTCCTCAGCTGTGGGAGCATTGACTCTGCCCATAATCAAGCTCAACAACTGCTTGCTGGATGGGGCAGCACGGGTGGCTGATGGGAGGGCAGAGAGGGGCTCTGCTGAGCATCTCCCCAAAACACCACAGCTCTCCCGGGCTCCGGTTTCCATTGGTGACAGCACTGcaccctgcagccaggctggtgatggtggtgatggCCATGTTGTCATCAGTGTGGATAACAGTTGTCCCGGTGCAGAGCCACTGGTGGATCTCAGCTCCGATGTGCACCTCCACACCCCGGGACACTCCAAATCCCTGGACCTTGGCCGGCCgggggtgctgctggtggcCCCCATCAAGGACCGTAAGAACCGGAGCTGGCCTCGGCTGGACCATGTCAGCCTTGTGGGCTACGCCAAACTGGAAAGTACTGGCGAGTCCTCAgaccagctgctggagcccagcgaGCCCCCAAGCCGGGGCGAGCCCCCACCTAGCTCCTGGGtggtggggatggagcagggcaCACGGGTCTGA